The Gemmatimonadaceae bacterium genome includes a region encoding these proteins:
- a CDS encoding DinB family protein, whose amino-acid sequence MEQKLVDTIALLTSTPATLNVLLRDLPEAWTSHDEGENTWTAFDVVGHLIHGERTDWMPRVRTILEFGDTRTFVPFDRFAQFRESEGKSLPQLLDQFARLRADNLAELRALNLQPADFERRGRHPALGAVNLSQLLGAWAVHDLTHLHQVSRIMAHQYRDAVGPWSKFLGVLQCAGHSA is encoded by the coding sequence ATGGAACAGAAGCTGGTCGACACGATCGCGCTGCTAACGAGCACGCCTGCGACGCTCAATGTGTTGCTTCGCGATCTGCCTGAAGCGTGGACGTCGCACGACGAAGGCGAGAACACATGGACCGCGTTCGACGTCGTGGGCCATCTGATCCACGGCGAGCGCACGGATTGGATGCCGCGCGTGCGAACGATCCTCGAGTTCGGCGACACACGGACATTCGTGCCGTTCGACCGCTTCGCCCAGTTCCGAGAAAGCGAGGGCAAGTCGCTGCCGCAACTGCTCGATCAGTTTGCTCGGCTTCGTGCAGATAATCTTGCGGAGCTGCGCGCGCTGAATCTGCAGCCTGCAGATTTCGAGCGCCGAGGGCGTCATCCGGCGCTCGGGGCCGTCAATCTGTCACAGTTGCTTGGGGCCTGGGCCGTGCACGATTTGACTCATCTGCACCAGGTTTCGCGAATCATGGCTCATCAATACCGGGACGCCGTAGGCCCATGGAGCAAGTTCCTCGGCGTACTGCAGTGCGCCGGCCATAGTGCTTGA
- a CDS encoding type II toxin-antitoxin system RelE/ParE family toxin, translated as MHLYFIETNVFTKRVIQLGLENELHDLQGELLANPTAGDTDAGTGGLRKIRMRAARRAKGKRGGARAHYLYLAAHRVIYLLFVYGKDEQSTLSRDQKRQLRAMVESIKREWNAQ; from the coding sequence TTGCATCTGTACTTCATTGAAACGAACGTGTTCACAAAGCGCGTGATACAGCTCGGTCTGGAGAACGAGCTGCACGACCTGCAAGGCGAGTTGCTGGCCAATCCGACCGCCGGTGACACCGATGCCGGTACCGGCGGCCTCCGCAAGATTCGTATGCGCGCTGCGCGACGGGCGAAAGGGAAACGCGGTGGAGCGCGAGCGCATTATCTCTATCTTGCGGCGCACCGTGTCATCTACTTGCTGTTCGTCTATGGCAAGGATGAACAATCGACCCTGAGCCGGGATCAGAAAAGGCAACTGAGGGCCATGGTCGAATCCATCAAGCGCGAGTGGAACGCTCAATAA
- a CDS encoding WYL domain-containing protein: protein MTTRKQAALTDAPAQLKRLLAIVPRIADGEEHSIASIAEMLGVSAETVANDLVSVGERYDTPGGFIEGLQVFIEAQKVSVRTGHFLRPMRLTVAELHALDLGLAMIRAERPAEECATIEKARERIRAVAAKLPNDSTPEAHYAAAAAEANPHLPAVRDALANRRKLRISYRRGDATSASTRVVCPYRLILAGPGWYLVAHCEHSKGVRVFRVDRIEEAQPLGEKYVAPQPAALAAALDSGPVFASTDAPVTLRVQYSARIARWIAEREQGSAEEDGSYLVEYPLADVDWALRHVLQYGAEAEMLAPAEVRQAIRARLESMLAEVDQ from the coding sequence ATGACGACCAGGAAGCAAGCGGCGCTGACCGATGCCCCGGCTCAGCTCAAGCGCCTGCTCGCGATCGTGCCGCGCATCGCCGACGGCGAAGAACACTCCATCGCGTCCATCGCCGAGATGCTCGGTGTCTCGGCGGAAACGGTGGCGAATGATCTGGTGTCCGTCGGCGAGCGGTACGACACGCCGGGCGGGTTCATCGAAGGCCTGCAGGTGTTCATCGAAGCGCAGAAGGTGTCCGTTAGGACCGGGCACTTCCTGCGTCCCATGCGCCTTACCGTCGCCGAGTTGCATGCGCTCGACTTGGGGTTGGCGATGATCCGCGCCGAACGGCCGGCCGAGGAATGCGCGACGATCGAGAAGGCGCGAGAGCGGATTCGGGCCGTGGCTGCCAAGCTGCCCAACGATTCCACACCCGAGGCGCACTACGCGGCAGCTGCAGCAGAGGCCAATCCGCACTTGCCAGCCGTGCGCGACGCACTCGCCAATCGTCGCAAGCTGCGCATCTCGTACCGTCGCGGCGACGCGACGTCCGCCAGCACGCGCGTCGTGTGTCCGTATCGGTTGATCCTCGCCGGCCCGGGTTGGTATCTGGTCGCGCACTGCGAGCATAGCAAGGGCGTGCGCGTCTTTCGCGTCGATCGGATCGAAGAGGCGCAGCCGTTAGGCGAGAAGTACGTCGCACCGCAGCCGGCGGCGCTCGCGGCAGCGTTAGACAGCGGACCGGTGTTCGCGTCGACCGATGCGCCCGTCACGCTGCGCGTCCAGTACTCGGCCCGGATCGCACGCTGGATCGCGGAGCGAGAGCAGGGGAGCGCCGAGGAAGATGGTTCGTATCTCGTGGAGTATCCGCTTGCGGACGTCGACTGGGCGCTCCGTCACGTGCTGCAGTATGGAGCCGAGGCGGAGATGCTTGCGCCCGCCGAGGTGAGGCAGGCTATCCGGGCACGGTTGGAATCAATGCTGGCCGAGGTCGACCAGTGA
- a CDS encoding WYL domain-containing protein: MTSSKLQRWTDLIVGLLRHRLGVTFTELADDVPAYALPKRPTERQKATVKRMFERDKAELLAFGLPIETIGGEGEIEKYRLRPSNFYLPYLSILDHSGRGKTPSRVDRDGYHSVQSLTFSPDELTALGAALARVQKLGDPLLAEHARSAARKLAFDIPGIEYDGQDDVAVRAERVDAAVFPVLNEALLGRKRLTFTYHSMSGDSTAARTVEPLGLFFLNSHWYLAARDAGAHVVKNFRVSRMQRVAVNRARPQSADFVVPAGFDLREHARSRQAWELGDADGVEAVVEFVAQTGAAAPWMQLGAPVAGQPGQRNYRVRSLDRFVRWLMSLAGAARPVSPPDLVDSYRGALHAALRCYQGRP; this comes from the coding sequence GTGACGTCGTCCAAGCTCCAACGCTGGACCGATCTCATTGTCGGCCTGCTCCGTCACCGGTTAGGCGTCACGTTCACGGAGCTGGCCGACGACGTGCCCGCATACGCGCTCCCCAAGCGCCCAACGGAACGCCAGAAAGCAACGGTCAAGCGCATGTTCGAGCGCGACAAGGCCGAGCTCCTCGCGTTCGGGCTGCCGATCGAGACGATCGGTGGGGAAGGCGAGATCGAGAAGTACCGTTTGCGCCCTTCGAACTTCTATCTGCCGTACCTCTCGATCCTCGACCACTCCGGACGCGGCAAGACGCCCTCGCGCGTCGACCGCGACGGCTATCACTCCGTACAATCGCTGACCTTCAGTCCCGACGAGCTGACCGCGTTGGGCGCGGCCCTCGCTCGTGTCCAGAAACTGGGCGATCCGCTTCTGGCTGAGCACGCTCGCTCGGCCGCACGCAAGCTCGCGTTCGACATACCGGGCATCGAGTACGATGGACAGGACGACGTGGCCGTGCGCGCGGAGCGTGTGGACGCCGCCGTGTTTCCGGTGCTGAATGAAGCGCTCCTCGGCCGGAAGCGCCTCACGTTCACGTATCACTCGATGTCGGGCGACTCGACCGCGGCGCGAACGGTCGAGCCGTTAGGCCTGTTCTTTCTCAATTCGCACTGGTACCTGGCCGCGCGCGACGCCGGCGCGCACGTGGTCAAGAACTTCCGCGTGAGCAGGATGCAGCGCGTGGCCGTCAACCGAGCTCGGCCGCAGAGCGCCGACTTCGTCGTTCCGGCTGGCTTCGACTTGCGCGAGCATGCCCGCTCGCGCCAGGCCTGGGAGTTGGGCGACGCCGACGGCGTTGAAGCAGTGGTCGAGTTCGTCGCGCAGACCGGAGCCGCGGCGCCGTGGATGCAGTTAGGCGCACCGGTTGCCGGCCAGCCCGGGCAGCGTAACTACCGGGTGAGGTCGCTCGACCGGTTCGTGCGCTGGCTCATGTCGTTGGCCGGCGCGGCGCGTCCCGTGTCGCCGCCGGACCTCGTGGATTCGTACCGCGGCGCCTTGCACGCGGCGCTGCGCTGCTACCAGGGCAGGCCATGA
- a CDS encoding DUF2779 domain-containing protein — protein MTTSTVPSPNAGLAPRPRTLSKSDFILARDCAAKLYFRENGYPDARRNDPYLAMLADGGYMVEALAKARYRDGIQLEYGRDVAIDFARTRAALEAPNVTLFEATLLVGRRQARVDILEKRGNVLRLVEVKAKSFDGTEHARQLAQNRSGVFLSKKQPYRVNSDWSDKLADLTFQVVLLEHLMPGFVIQPVLALVDKSKSTGLDNVPGYFELVRRPSSDGTMRLHTARYIGSAEDLARLDLVTEVDVAREVAIMHDEIAELALLFEARLDSDFEAHTAGVELGSHCDKCEFRTPGETRSGFGECWGDLAGAEPHLLDLYRVGTAKAPDGTHLLPYMLGRHSASLLEAPIDGLIQADRNPGGNAARQRRQIEYTRAGSTYVGPELRGKIEMLHGPIHFIDFETSRLALPYHRGMRPYGLVTFQWSAHTARTLGGPLAHREWLNNVDIWPNQSFAESLRAAIGDEGPVLTWSHFEATTLKQIVSDLERFGHDAPDLVRWLSDVFERRIVDLYQWACRDYYHPGMGGSSSVKVVLDALWRTDPILRRQFVEWSGLSGEPANDPYRALPPIEINGVLQEVREGTGAMQSYQEMMYGEHKNDAATRDRWATLLKQYCRLDTLSMVLILEHWRRAVGLA, from the coding sequence ATGACTACATCTACAGTGCCTTCGCCCAACGCCGGCCTCGCACCCAGGCCGCGCACGCTCTCCAAGTCCGACTTCATCCTCGCCCGCGATTGTGCGGCCAAGCTGTATTTTCGCGAGAACGGCTATCCGGACGCACGCCGCAACGATCCCTACCTGGCGATGCTGGCCGACGGCGGCTACATGGTCGAAGCACTCGCCAAAGCACGCTACCGGGACGGCATTCAGCTCGAGTACGGCCGCGACGTCGCCATCGACTTCGCCCGCACCCGCGCGGCGCTCGAGGCGCCTAACGTTACGCTCTTCGAAGCGACCCTGCTCGTTGGGCGGCGCCAGGCGCGCGTCGATATCCTCGAGAAGCGCGGAAACGTCCTCCGTCTCGTCGAGGTCAAGGCCAAGTCGTTCGACGGCACTGAGCACGCGCGCCAACTGGCACAGAACCGGTCGGGCGTATTTCTCAGCAAGAAGCAACCCTATCGCGTAAACAGTGACTGGAGCGACAAGCTCGCCGATCTCACCTTTCAGGTCGTGCTGCTCGAGCACCTGATGCCGGGCTTCGTCATTCAGCCGGTGCTTGCCCTGGTGGACAAGAGCAAATCCACCGGACTCGACAACGTCCCCGGATACTTCGAGTTGGTTAGGCGCCCGTCGTCGGACGGAACGATGCGGCTGCACACCGCGCGCTATATCGGATCGGCGGAGGACCTCGCACGGCTCGATCTCGTCACGGAGGTCGACGTGGCGCGCGAGGTGGCGATCATGCACGACGAAATCGCCGAGTTGGCACTGCTCTTCGAAGCGCGGCTCGATTCTGATTTCGAGGCGCACACCGCCGGTGTCGAGCTGGGATCGCACTGCGACAAATGTGAATTCCGCACGCCCGGCGAGACTCGCAGCGGTTTCGGCGAGTGCTGGGGCGATCTCGCCGGCGCTGAACCGCACCTGCTCGATCTGTATCGCGTTGGAACGGCCAAAGCACCGGACGGCACGCACCTCTTGCCCTACATGTTAGGCCGCCATTCGGCATCCCTGCTCGAGGCGCCGATCGACGGCCTCATCCAGGCGGATCGCAATCCCGGGGGCAATGCCGCGCGCCAACGCCGCCAGATCGAATACACTCGGGCCGGCTCCACCTACGTTGGGCCAGAGCTCCGGGGCAAGATCGAGATGCTCCACGGGCCGATCCACTTCATCGATTTCGAGACCTCGCGTCTCGCGCTGCCGTATCATCGCGGGATGCGGCCGTACGGCCTGGTCACGTTCCAGTGGAGTGCCCACACGGCGCGCACGTTGGGTGGACCTCTGGCGCATCGGGAGTGGCTCAACAACGTGGACATTTGGCCTAACCAGTCGTTCGCGGAATCGCTTCGAGCGGCCATTGGCGACGAGGGGCCTGTGCTCACCTGGAGCCACTTCGAGGCAACCACGCTCAAGCAAATCGTGTCGGATTTGGAACGCTTTGGGCACGACGCTCCCGACCTCGTGCGGTGGCTGTCGGACGTATTCGAGCGGCGCATCGTCGACCTGTACCAGTGGGCCTGCCGTGATTACTACCATCCGGGAATGGGTGGCAGTTCGTCCGTTAAGGTGGTGCTCGATGCGCTGTGGCGTACCGACCCGATCCTGCGCCGCCAGTTCGTCGAGTGGTCGGGCCTAAGCGGCGAGCCCGCGAATGACCCGTACCGCGCATTGCCGCCGATCGAGATCAACGGCGTTTTGCAGGAGGTGCGCGAAGGCACCGGCGCCATGCAGTCGTATCAGGAAATGATGTACGGCGAGCACAAGAACGACGCGGCCACACGCGATCGGTGGGCGACGCTGCTCAAACAGTATTGCCGTCTCGACACCCTCAGCATGGTGCTCATCCTCGAGCATTGGCGGCGCGCGGTGGGCCTCGCGTGA
- a CDS encoding SWIM zinc finger family protein, producing MKRPKLGERLDRRALRKLSGEQSYERGQHYFASGRVRSVTEDKGRLSATVQGARAYRVSLWVKRLDVEYSCTCPLGRDGAFCKHCVAVGLAWLADQSPTSEGGRKPTVRMRDVRRYLAAQEKSALIDLAMEHAKENDRIRQRLLLRAARLDARGIDLDTYRRAIDAAADAGDFVEYGAVHDYAKGIHDAIDSLDELLREGGADQVVDLTEHALSVVERGLQSVDDSDGYMGGILERLQQLHLAACRKAKPDPRQLARRLWEWELRGDWDVFSGAVETYAGVLGRAGIVAYRQLADAEWAKLAAVGPRGADRGDHARRFRITRAMEALARQTGDVEAVVAVKKRDLSSPYYYLQIAEAYKAARKHDLALEWAERGVREFPERTESRLREFLADEYHRRKRDDEAMAIIWAEFTESAQLEQYRVLKKHAARTGSWNVWREKAIAFIRESLATAESNAQSARSIWSRHTDSGELVRILLWEKKADAAWHEALAGGCSDGLWLALARNRMKEHPSDALPIYQRLIEPTLIRKNKQAYREAIGLLRQIRDLMFRVGKEREFERYLAQVRSGHKAKRNFIALLDHATWT from the coding sequence GTGAAACGGCCGAAGCTCGGAGAACGTCTCGACCGTCGCGCCCTTCGGAAATTGTCTGGCGAGCAATCCTACGAACGTGGCCAGCACTACTTCGCGAGCGGTCGGGTGCGCTCGGTCACCGAGGACAAAGGAAGACTCTCGGCCACGGTGCAAGGGGCGCGGGCGTATCGCGTAAGCCTCTGGGTAAAACGGCTTGATGTGGAGTACTCCTGCACGTGCCCGCTGGGTCGAGACGGCGCGTTCTGCAAGCACTGTGTTGCCGTTGGGCTGGCATGGCTCGCCGACCAGTCGCCGACCTCAGAGGGCGGTCGCAAGCCGACCGTTAGGATGCGAGATGTACGCCGATATCTCGCGGCTCAAGAGAAATCAGCGCTCATAGACTTGGCTATGGAGCACGCCAAGGAAAACGATCGGATACGTCAACGACTTTTACTGCGCGCCGCGAGGCTTGATGCCAGAGGCATCGACCTCGACACGTATCGACGGGCGATCGACGCTGCAGCGGACGCCGGCGACTTCGTTGAGTACGGCGCCGTGCACGACTACGCCAAGGGCATCCACGACGCCATCGATTCCCTTGACGAGCTCCTGCGAGAAGGCGGTGCGGACCAAGTCGTCGATCTAACGGAGCACGCTCTCTCCGTTGTCGAACGGGGATTGCAAAGCGTTGATGACTCGGATGGATACATGGGCGGCATCCTCGAGCGCCTTCAGCAGCTGCACTTGGCGGCATGCAGAAAGGCGAAACCGGATCCAAGACAGTTGGCGAGACGTCTCTGGGAGTGGGAGCTCCGAGGAGACTGGGATGTTTTCAGCGGGGCGGTGGAGACGTACGCCGGCGTTTTGGGTCGAGCGGGGATTGTTGCCTACCGCCAACTTGCCGACGCGGAATGGGCCAAGCTTGCGGCGGTCGGCCCGCGCGGCGCCGATAGGGGCGATCATGCGCGGCGGTTCCGGATTACTCGAGCCATGGAGGCCTTGGCTCGGCAAACCGGCGACGTGGAGGCAGTCGTCGCGGTCAAGAAACGCGACCTGTCGTCGCCGTACTACTACTTGCAAATCGCCGAGGCGTACAAAGCCGCGCGGAAACACGACCTGGCGCTCGAATGGGCCGAACGCGGCGTCCGTGAGTTTCCCGAACGGACCGAATCGCGGCTCCGAGAATTTCTCGCCGACGAATATCACCGACGGAAGCGCGACGATGAGGCGATGGCGATCATCTGGGCGGAGTTCACCGAATCCGCGCAGCTGGAACAATACCGTGTGCTAAAGAAGCACGCTGCGCGTACTGGATCGTGGAACGTGTGGCGAGAGAAGGCGATCGCATTCATCAGGGAATCACTCGCTACCGCCGAGAGCAACGCACAAAGCGCCAGATCGATCTGGTCGCGCCACACAGACAGCGGTGAACTGGTTCGGATTCTTCTGTGGGAGAAAAAGGCGGATGCCGCGTGGCACGAAGCCCTGGCTGGTGGCTGTTCAGACGGGCTCTGGTTAGCCCTGGCTCGGAATCGGATGAAGGAGCATCCCAGTGACGCACTGCCGATATATCAGCGCCTGATCGAGCCCACGCTGATTCGCAAGAACAAGCAAGCGTATCGCGAAGCAATCGGACTTCTCCGGCAGATTCGCGATCTGATGTTCCGCGTAGGAAAGGAACGGGAGTTCGAGCGGTATCTCGCTCAAGTGCGCTCGGGTCACAAGGCGAAGCGGAATTTCATCGCCCTCCTCGACCACGCAACGTGGACGTAG
- a CDS encoding DUF433 domain-containing protein encodes MPWQDCIVSDPEVVVGKPVVRGTRLTVDCLLGLLAAGWSTEQLLASYPQLTPDSLRAVFAYAAEVTHDEMLHLLRRGAA; translated from the coding sequence ATGCCATGGCAAGACTGCATAGTCTCCGATCCCGAGGTCGTCGTCGGGAAGCCGGTTGTTCGCGGCACACGCCTCACCGTCGACTGCCTGCTGGGCCTCCTTGCGGCAGGTTGGTCGACGGAGCAGTTGCTCGCCAGCTATCCGCAGCTCACGCCGGATTCGCTGCGTGCGGTCTTCGCGTACGCCGCCGAGGTGACGCACGATGAGATGCTCCACCTCCTTCGGCGCGGCGCTGCGTAA
- a CDS encoding Fic family protein produces MPGSFRDLVWQHDPTLYAPARYRRACRYRAFVPERLAALVVTLDAGTAGAVSAAETAVAALNNRAHPALSPLARLLLRTESIASSKVEGIALGARALARAEAQSDTGEKIAQTAHEILANIDAMELAIDHAAETEAFALADIVAIHRRLMRASATPNVAGLVRDRQNWIGGNDYNPCGADFVPPPPKDVGKLLTDLCRAVNDDTLPPVVQAALVHAQFETIHPFVDGNGRTGRALIHVVLKRRGLARAYVPPISVILAATKSGYVDGLTSFRGADVGPWIQRFADATAASAELARGYLGAVERKVAAWRAALERHGAPRAGAAAWAVIDVLPAHPMITAPTAIAATQRARAAVYQAMEQLQHAGVLKPVSNSPRNRVWEAVGLLELLEGLEAGKLSIQR; encoded by the coding sequence TTGCCTGGCTCCTTCCGCGACCTCGTTTGGCAGCACGACCCGACTCTGTATGCGCCGGCACGCTACCGGCGCGCGTGCAGGTATCGCGCGTTCGTACCGGAGCGGCTGGCGGCGCTCGTCGTCACGCTGGATGCTGGCACCGCCGGTGCCGTGTCTGCGGCGGAAACCGCCGTCGCCGCGTTGAACAACCGGGCACATCCCGCGTTGTCTCCGCTCGCGCGACTGCTGCTGCGCACGGAATCCATCGCCTCGTCCAAGGTCGAAGGCATCGCGCTCGGTGCTCGCGCACTGGCGCGCGCGGAGGCACAGTCGGATACGGGCGAGAAGATCGCACAGACGGCGCACGAGATCCTCGCCAACATCGATGCCATGGAGCTCGCCATCGACCACGCCGCCGAGACGGAGGCATTCGCGCTGGCCGACATTGTGGCGATCCACCGGCGGCTCATGCGGGCGAGTGCAACGCCTAACGTGGCCGGACTGGTTCGCGATCGGCAGAACTGGATTGGCGGCAACGACTACAACCCGTGCGGCGCCGACTTCGTACCGCCTCCGCCAAAAGACGTCGGGAAGCTCCTCACCGATCTGTGCCGAGCAGTGAACGACGACACGCTGCCGCCGGTCGTGCAAGCGGCACTCGTTCACGCGCAGTTCGAGACCATCCATCCGTTTGTCGATGGCAATGGGCGCACCGGCCGCGCGCTGATCCACGTGGTGCTCAAGCGGCGCGGGCTGGCGCGGGCGTACGTGCCACCGATCAGCGTGATCCTGGCGGCAACGAAGAGCGGGTACGTTGACGGCCTAACGAGCTTTCGCGGCGCCGATGTGGGGCCATGGATTCAACGCTTCGCCGATGCGACGGCGGCGTCAGCCGAGCTGGCGCGCGGGTACTTGGGCGCCGTCGAACGAAAAGTCGCCGCGTGGCGCGCGGCACTCGAGCGTCATGGCGCTCCTCGGGCAGGCGCCGCGGCGTGGGCGGTCATCGACGTCTTGCCTGCGCATCCTATGATCACCGCGCCGACTGCAATTGCCGCGACGCAGCGCGCGCGGGCAGCCGTGTATCAGGCGATGGAGCAATTGCAGCATGCCGGCGTGCTCAAGCCGGTATCGAACTCGCCGCGGAACCGGGTGTGGGAAGCGGTGGGATTGCTCGAGCTGTTGGAAGGACTCGAAGCGGGCAAGCTTTCGATACAGCGATAG